From a single Lactococcus allomyrinae genomic region:
- the polA gene encoding DNA polymerase I produces MENKNRLLLIDGSSIAFRAFFALYNQLDRFVAPNGLHTNAIFAFHTMLSSLMERIQPTHVLIAFDAGKTTFRTEMFSEYKGGRSKTPDEFREQLPFIKEMIEKLGIRHYELVNYEADDIIGTLDKMAEAPDVDFDVTIVTGDKDMIQLTDWNTRVEISKKGVAEFEEFTPEYLNEKMGLTPTQFIDLKALMGDSSDNYPGVTKVGEKTALKLLQEWETLDNLYANIDSLKASKMKENLVADKEMAYLSQKLATINTNAPIEIGLEDTRIQSKNISALSVFYDEMGFAQFKNKLLSDGGLSELTETTRDEIDFEVVTDGDSDFSVSKDDFFYLETLGENYHREKIVAFAWGNAEKIYVSKNLSVLTEMELPENTYDFKKNRVLLHHLGRELPVSRFDAMLAKYLISTTEDNKISTIARLFDAGQVALDEEIFGKGTKLAVPDDEVLFEHLARKIRVLVNAKSKMLAELEENEQLSLLTEMELPLAEVLAKMEITGISVSNDTLEEIGNENEEKLSLLTKEIYELAGEEFNINSPKQLGVILFEKLQLPAGKKTKTGYSTAVDVLEDLAPLSPVVAKILEYRQINKVQSTYVKGLIPQIAEDGKIHTRYVQDLTQTGRLSSVDPNLQNIPVRLEEGRKIRRAFVPSKGAVLLSSDYSQIELRVLAHISGDEHLIDAFNHGADIHTSTAMRVFGIERAEDVTPNDRRNAKAVNFGVVYGISDFGLARNLGITRKSAKNYIDTYFERYPGIKKYMEDIVREARDKGFVETMSHRRRKIPDINARNFNVRGFAERTAINSPIQGSAADILKIAMINLDKALTDSHSQAKLLLQVHDEIILDVPQEELDEIRKLVKKTMEDAIELAVPLKVDENAGKTWYEAK; encoded by the coding sequence GTTGATTGCTTTTGATGCTGGGAAAACAACTTTTCGGACAGAAATGTTTTCGGAATATAAGGGGGGGCGCTCTAAAACTCCAGATGAATTTCGTGAGCAGTTACCATTTATCAAGGAAATGATTGAGAAATTGGGGATTCGTCATTATGAATTGGTGAATTACGAAGCTGATGATATTATTGGAACTTTGGATAAAATGGCTGAGGCGCCAGATGTGGATTTTGATGTCACCATTGTTACTGGTGATAAGGATATGATTCAGTTGACAGACTGGAATACCCGAGTGGAAATCTCTAAAAAAGGTGTGGCGGAATTTGAAGAATTTACACCTGAGTACTTGAATGAGAAAATGGGACTTACTCCAACGCAATTCATTGACTTAAAGGCATTGATGGGAGATTCGTCAGATAATTATCCTGGAGTGACTAAAGTTGGTGAAAAGACGGCATTGAAGTTGCTGCAAGAGTGGGAGACACTTGATAATTTATATGCAAATATAGACTCGCTCAAGGCGAGCAAGATGAAAGAGAACCTGGTTGCTGACAAGGAAATGGCTTATTTGTCACAGAAGCTTGCCACAATCAATACAAATGCGCCAATAGAAATTGGTTTGGAAGACACTCGAATCCAATCTAAAAATATTTCGGCACTTAGTGTTTTTTATGATGAGATGGGATTTGCTCAATTTAAGAATAAATTATTGTCTGATGGTGGGTTGTCAGAACTGACAGAAACTACTAGAGATGAAATTGATTTTGAGGTAGTTACTGACGGGGATTCTGATTTTTCTGTCAGTAAAGATGATTTCTTTTATTTGGAAACTTTAGGCGAGAATTATCATCGGGAAAAAATTGTTGCATTTGCATGGGGAAATGCTGAGAAAATCTATGTTTCTAAGAATCTGTCAGTGCTGACAGAAATGGAACTGCCTGAAAACACCTATGATTTCAAGAAAAATCGAGTGTTGTTACATCATTTGGGGCGTGAGCTACCGGTTTCTAGATTTGATGCGATGCTTGCGAAATACCTGATTTCGACAACTGAGGATAATAAAATTTCTACCATTGCGCGTCTATTTGATGCTGGGCAAGTTGCTTTAGATGAGGAGATTTTTGGTAAGGGAACGAAACTTGCTGTTCCCGATGATGAAGTGTTGTTTGAACATTTGGCTAGGAAAATCAGAGTATTGGTCAATGCAAAATCAAAAATGTTAGCGGAACTTGAAGAAAATGAACAATTATCATTGCTGACAGAAATGGAATTGCCGTTAGCAGAAGTGCTTGCAAAAATGGAAATTACAGGAATCTCTGTCAGTAATGATACACTTGAGGAAATTGGTAATGAAAATGAGGAAAAGTTGTCATTGCTGACAAAAGAAATTTACGAATTGGCTGGAGAAGAATTTAATATTAATTCGCCGAAACAGCTTGGTGTGATTTTGTTTGAGAAGCTACAATTGCCTGCGGGCAAAAAAACAAAAACAGGCTATTCTACTGCGGTTGATGTTTTAGAAGATTTAGCACCATTGTCGCCTGTTGTGGCAAAGATTCTTGAGTATCGTCAAATTAATAAGGTTCAATCCACTTATGTGAAAGGATTGATTCCTCAGATCGCCGAAGATGGAAAAATCCATACGCGCTATGTGCAAGATTTGACGCAGACTGGACGTCTATCTTCGGTTGACCCTAATTTACAAAATATTCCAGTGCGTCTTGAAGAAGGACGAAAGATTCGTCGGGCATTTGTACCAAGCAAAGGGGCAGTGCTTTTGAGTTCGGATTATTCGCAGATCGAGTTGCGAGTATTGGCACATATTTCTGGTGATGAGCATTTGATTGATGCCTTTAATCATGGTGCTGATATCCATACTTCAACGGCAATGCGGGTCTTTGGGATTGAGCGGGCAGAGGATGTGACACCAAATGACCGTAGAAACGCAAAAGCGGTTAATTTTGGAGTAGTCTATGGAATTTCAGATTTTGGTTTAGCACGAAATCTAGGAATTACTCGAAAATCTGCTAAAAACTACATTGACACTTATTTTGAACGCTATCCAGGAATTAAGAAGTACATGGAAGATATTGTACGTGAAGCACGAGACAAAGGTTTTGTCGAAACAATGAGTCACAGGCGCCGTAAAATTCCAGATATTAATGCGAGAAATTTCAATGTTCGAGGTTTTGCTGAGCGAACTGCAATTAACTCGCCAATTCAAGGTTCGGCTGCGGATATTTTGAAAATTGCGATGATTAATTTGGACAAAGCACTAACAGACTCTCATTCGCAAGCAAAATTACTTCTGCAAGTACACGACGAAATCATCTTAGATGTCCCTCAGGAAGAACTTGACGAAATCAGAAAGTTAGTCAAAAAGACGATGGAGGATGCGATAGAACTTGCAGTCCCACTAAAAGTAGATGAGAACGCTGGCAAAACATGGTATGAAGCTAAGTAA
- a CDS encoding tRNA1(Val) (adenine(37)-N6)-methyltransferase: MENVELKENERIDEIASSGVKIIQSREVFSFSIDAILLARFPRLPSRGQIVDICAGNGAVGLFASSKTKANIIEVEIQERLADMAQRSIELNDLTSRMSVITDNLNNTTKYLNTSSTDLIFCNPPYFKIDSEDSHINESHHYTLARHELTTNLDEIFDTGKKLLKSNGHIAMVHRPERFLEIVDKMRANNLQPKWIQFVYPKANQPANILLIDAIKDGRAGGEIFLPPLVIHNEDGSYTKEIDEIYYGKH, encoded by the coding sequence ATGGAAAATGTTGAATTAAAAGAAAATGAACGAATTGATGAGATTGCAAGCAGTGGTGTAAAAATTATCCAAAGCCGAGAGGTTTTTTCTTTTAGTATTGATGCTATTTTGCTCGCACGTTTTCCACGTCTTCCAAGTCGGGGGCAAATTGTTGATATATGTGCGGGGAATGGTGCCGTCGGCCTTTTTGCGAGCAGTAAAACGAAAGCAAATATTATCGAGGTAGAAATACAGGAACGTTTGGCTGACATGGCACAGCGTTCAATTGAACTCAATGATTTGACTTCCAGAATGTCTGTCATTACTGACAACTTAAATAATACGACTAAATATTTGAACACATCAAGTACGGATTTAATTTTTTGTAATCCGCCTTATTTCAAAATAGATTCGGAAGATAGTCACATCAATGAAAGTCATCATTACACATTGGCACGTCACGAGTTAACAACAAATTTAGATGAAATTTTTGATACGGGAAAAAAATTGCTAAAATCCAATGGACATATTGCAATGGTACATCGTCCAGAGCGCTTTCTTGAAATTGTTGATAAAATGCGTGCGAATAATTTACAACCTAAATGGATTCAGTTTGTCTATCCTAAGGCAAACCAGCCAGCAAATATCTTGCTGATTGATGCGATTAAAGACGGAAGGGCAGGTGGAGAAATTTTTCTACCCCCACTCGTTATTCACAATGAAGATGGATCTTATACCAAAGAAATAGATGAAATTTATTACGGTAAGCATTGA